One Sediminicola sp. YIK13 DNA segment encodes these proteins:
- a CDS encoding methionine adenosyltransferase: MTNNIIIGNLVDDSIEMAERKGIGHPDTICDEITEQISTELCRYYIKEFGAIMHYNVDKALLIGGQSKPSYGGGEIIQPISLIIAGRATSQIMDKKIPVEDIAVETAKKWIQKNIRHLDVSKGIDIISKIRPGSADLVELFSRFGKGKIPLANDTSFGAGYYPTTVLEDQIIRIEQLLNAPSTKNRFPFIGEDIKVMGVKDLSTNYFTIAMAMVDKYIADLNDYITKIEQVRVFVSSSLHLSGSTIYINTADDYHRKSVYLTVTGTSAEHGDDGQVGRGNRINGLITPYQPMSLEATSGKNPVSHIGKIYNYLAMDLSRAVVENQFADYARVFIVSQIGKSIDNPQILHFQLKNRKAEKKEIEHLAKEMLNDLSDYWKRIISP; encoded by the coding sequence ATGACCAATAACATCATCATAGGGAACCTTGTAGATGACAGCATTGAAATGGCCGAACGAAAAGGAATTGGTCACCCAGACACCATATGCGATGAGATCACCGAGCAAATTTCAACGGAACTCTGCCGCTATTATATCAAAGAGTTTGGGGCGATAATGCACTATAATGTGGATAAGGCCCTTTTGATTGGGGGACAATCTAAACCTTCCTATGGAGGTGGAGAAATAATTCAACCTATTTCCCTGATTATTGCCGGTAGGGCCACTTCCCAAATCATGGACAAAAAAATTCCTGTTGAAGATATTGCCGTTGAAACCGCAAAAAAATGGATACAAAAAAATATCCGCCACCTTGATGTTTCAAAAGGGATTGATATTATATCTAAAATACGTCCTGGAAGTGCGGATTTGGTTGAACTATTCAGCCGTTTCGGAAAAGGTAAAATCCCCTTGGCCAATGATACTTCTTTCGGTGCAGGATACTATCCCACTACCGTTTTGGAAGACCAAATTATACGTATTGAGCAATTATTGAATGCCCCAAGTACAAAAAACAGATTTCCCTTTATAGGGGAAGACATTAAAGTAATGGGCGTTAAAGATCTTTCTACAAATTATTTTACCATCGCCATGGCCATGGTGGATAAATACATTGCTGATTTGAACGATTACATCACCAAAATAGAACAGGTAAGGGTATTTGTATCCTCAAGTTTACATCTATCCGGTTCAACTATTTACATCAATACAGCGGACGACTACCATCGTAAGAGCGTATACCTTACGGTGACTGGCACAAGTGCCGAACATGGTGATGACGGACAGGTGGGCAGGGGCAATCGTATCAACGGATTGATTACTCCCTACCAACCTATGAGTTTGGAGGCGACCTCTGGCAAAAACCCGGTAAGCCATATCGGTAAAATTTACAACTACCTGGCAATGGACTTGAGCCGTGCCGTTGTTGAAAACCAATTTGCGGATTATGCCAGAGTCTTTATCGTATCCCAAATTGGAAAATCCATAGATAATCCTCAAATCCTACATTTTCAATTGAAAAATAGGAAGGCAGAAAAAAAGGAAATTGAACACTTGGCCAAAGAAATGCTCAATGATCTTTCCGAT